In the Limanda limanda chromosome 1, fLimLim1.1, whole genome shotgun sequence genome, one interval contains:
- the LOC133014265 gene encoding lysosome membrane protein 2-like isoform X2 encodes MTRRSCAIYAVGTICAGLLITGIGLFVLQTFRTVVENRLKKELILVEGSRVFESWKSPPPPVYMEFFFFNVTNVDEFLKGAQPEVTQVGPYTYREYRYKDNVNMVENGTMVSAYNTKSFVFLRERSVGDPAVDNITTVDIPAWAVMNKAMVSFWKATMANAMMTAVRSGFFTTRTVDELLWGYEDPLLARVSASAPDVEKVFGLMYKKNGSNDGEFVYHTGEQNYMDYGRVQTWKGQSKLSFWKTDDSNSINGSDGSAFHPLLEKNERIYIFTPDLCRSIYMEFEKEVEVKGIPAYRFTPPSSVLASKEDNPANEGFCVTPKECLGTGLLKVSPCRKGAPVVASFPHFYLGEDQYVNAIKGMSPQREHHQTFLDLNPTTGVIVRANKRAQINILIKKLPYFPKTRTLNDTIFPVMFLNESVVIDEASAARVHKLLTIVNVVSNFPLMIVGLGVIMFLVLVVLLVIDRRQKTSAEEDTSYSPVNDKEKDDSQNGTFIGLTAKADPQA; translated from the exons ATGACACGGAGATCCTGCGCGATCTACGCGGTGGGGACCATCTGCGCAGGTCTGCTGATCACAGGCATCggtctgtttgtgttgcagacTTTCCGCACGGTGGTGGAAAACCGACTCAAgaag GAGCTTATTTTGGTTGAGGGCAGCCGTGTGTTTGAGTCCTGGAAATCCCCTCCCCCTCCGGTCTACATGGAGTTCTTTTTCTTCAACGTGACCAATGTGGATGAGTTCCTGAAGGGGGCCCAGCCAGAGGTCACCCAGGTCGGACCCTACACATACAG gGAGTACAGGTACAAGGACAATGTGAACATGGTGGAGAATGGCACGATGGTGTCTGCGTACAATACCAAGAGCTTTGTGTTCCTGCGGGAGAGGTCGGTTGGGGATCCAGCTGTGGATAACATCACCACTGTCGACATCCCGGCGTGG GCCGTGATGAACAAAGCGATGGTGAGTTTCTGGAAAGCGACCATGGCGAACGCCATGATGACCGCCGTTCGATCTGGCTTCTTCACCACCCGCACCGTGGATGAGTTGCTGTGGGGCTACGAAGATCCCCTGCTGGCCCGTGTCAGCGCCAGCGCACCTGATGTGGAGAAGGTCTTTGGCCTCATGTACAAG AAAAACGGGAGTAACGACGGGGAGTTTGTCTACCACACCGGGGAGCAGAACTACATGGATTATGGCCGGGTCCAAACGTGGAAAGGTCAAAG CAAGCTGTCGTTCTGGAAGACTGACGACAGCAACAGCATCAATGGATCTGATGGAAGTGCTTTCCATCCCCTGCTGGAGAAGAATGAACGTATTTACATCTTCACCCCAGACCTCTGCAG GTCGATCTACATGGAGTTTGAAAAAGAAGTGGAGGTGAAGGGAATCCCGGCGTACCGCTTCACGCCACCGAGTTCTGTGTTGGCCAGCAAGGAGGATAACCCGGCCAATGAGGGTTTCTGCGTCACCCCGAAGGAGTGCCTGGGAACGGGCCTCCTTAAAGTCAGCCCCTGTCGGAAAG GTGCCCCAGTAGTCGCCTCCTTTCCCCACTTCTACCTGGGAGAGGATCAATATGTGAATGCCATCAAGGGGATGTCCCCACAGAGAGAGCATCACCAAACGTTCCTGGACCTCAACCCG ACCACCGGAGTGATTGTACGTGCAAACAAGAGAGCACAGATCAACATCTTGATCAAAAAATTGCCTTATTTCCC GAAAACAAGAACCTTGAATGACACAATCTTCCCTGTCATGTTCCTCAATGAG AGTGTGGTCATAGACGAAGCGTCCGCGGCGAGAGTGCACAAGCTTCTGACTATTGTCAATGTAGTGTCCAACTTCCCACTCATGATCGTGGGCCTGGGTGTCATCATGTTCTTAGTCCTCGTCGTCCTCCTGGTCATCGACCGCAGACAGAAG ACCTCTGCTGAAGAGGACACCTCCTACTCTCCGGTCAACGACAAGGAAAAGGATGATTCCCAAAATGGAACCTTTATTGGTTTGACAGCTAAAGCCGACCCACAAGCCTGa
- the nup54 gene encoding nucleoporin p54 isoform X2 encodes MAFNFGGAAGSTAATLTAPGFGAATTAAAAPATGFGFGSTNTGTFGGFGATATTAAAPGSTFSFAAPSNTTGGLFGNTQNKGFGFSSGLGAATAPGTTGFGTSLGASGLGGFGGFNIQSTQQQQGGLFGQQQSQPQPTQLYQQVTALSAPTLLGDERDSILAKWNQLQAYWGTGKGYYSNNNPPVDFTQENPFCRFKAVGYSCSPVSKDEDGLVVLILARKEADVRVQQQHLVESIHKVLGNNPTLTVNVDGVKALPNDQTEVIIYVVERSLNGTSKRIPASTLFVFLEQGNVKVQLSQIGVAMSVTRTELSPAQLKQLLQNAPAGVDPIIWEQAKVDNPEPDKLIPVPMVGFKELLRRLQTQDQMTKQHQTRVDIISNDISDLQKNQATTVAKIAQYKRKLMDLSHRVLQVLIKQEIQRKSGYAIQVDEEHLRVQLDTIQSELNAPTQFKGRLNELMSQIRMQNHFGAVRSEERYSVDADLLREIKQHLKQQQDGLSHLISVIKDDLEDIKLIEHGLSDSGHLRGGVLS; translated from the exons ATGGCGTTTAATTTTGGCGGTGCCGCGGGCAGCACAGCGGCAA CTCTTACAGCCCCTGGCTTTGGGGCAgccaccaccgctgctgctgcaccagccACCGGATTTGGTTTTGGCTCCACTAACACTG GCACATTCGGTGGCTTCGGAGCGACTGcaaccactgctgctgcaccaggGTCCACTTTTAGCTTTGCGGCTCCCTCCAACACCACAG GAGGCCTGTTTGGTAACACACAGAACAAAGGTTTTGGATTCTCCTCTGGGCTTGGCGCTGCAACTGCGCCCGGGACAACAGGATTTGGGACGAGTTTAGGAGCATCTGGTCTTGGAGGGTTTGGAGGCTTTAATATCCAGTCaactcagcagcagcaag GAGGCTTGTTTGGCCAGCAGCAGAGTCAGCCTCAGCCCACTCAGCTTTACCAGCAGGTCACCGCGCTGTCAGCGCCCACCTTGTTGGGAGATGAGCGTGACTCCATCTTGGCCAAATGGAACCAGCTGCAGGCTTACTGGGGCACCGGGAAAGGCTactacagcaacaacaaccCACCGGTGGACTTCACCCAGGAGAACCCATTCTGCAGGTTCAAG GCAGTGGGCTATAGCTGTAGCCCAGTGAGCAAGGATGAGGATGGTTTAGTGGTTTTGATTCTCGCTAGGAAGGAAGCTGATGTgcgagtgcagcagcagcacctggtGGAGTCTATCCATAAGGTCCTGGGAAACAATCCAACACTCACTGTCAATGTGGATGGTGTCAAAGCCCTGCCGAATGACCA GACCGAGGTGATCATTTACGTGGTGGAGCGTTCCCTTAATGGCACCTCCAAGCGGATCCCCGCCAGCACACTCTTCGTTTTTTTGGAACAGGGCAACGTCAAGGTCCAGCTCTCCCAGATTGGAGTGGCCATGTCCGTCACACGCACAGAGTTGTCTCCAGCACAgctcaaacagctgctgcaaaATGCTCCTGCAG GAGTGGACCCTATCATTTGGGAGCAGGCCAAGGTAGACAACCCCGAACCAGATAA GTTGATCCCAGTTCCAATGGTGGGTTTTAAGGAGCTCCTTCGCAGACTGCAGACCCAGGACCAGATGACCAAGCAGCATCAGACCAGAGTGGAT ATAATCTCCAATGACATCAGTGATCTGCAGAAGAACCAGGCCACCACAGTAGCAAAGATCGCCCAGTACAAGAGGAAACTGATGGACCTCTCTCACAGAGTGCTGCAG GTGCTGATTAAACAGGAAATTCAGAGAAAAAGTGGTTACGCTATCCAGGTGGATGAGGAGCATCTCAGGGTGCAGCTGGACACGATTCAGTCTGAACTCAATGCCCCCACACAGTTCAAG GGTCGTTTGAATGAATTAATGTCCCAGATCCGGATGCAGAACCACTTTGGAGCAGTGAGATCGGAGGAGCGCTACAGTGTTGATGCAGACCttctcagagaaatcaaacAA cacttgaagcagcagcaggacggtTTAAGTCATTTGATCAGCGTCATCAAAGACGACTTGGAGGACATCAAACTTATCGAGCACGGGCTGAGCGACAGTGGACACTTGAGAGGAGGCGTCCTGAGCTGA
- the nup54 gene encoding nucleoporin p54 isoform X1: MAFNFGGAAGSTAASAPGFSFGSFGAKTTASTAFGFGPSATTTTASSGFGTLTAPGFGAATTAAAAPATGFGFGSTNTGTFGGFGATATTAAAPGSTFSFAAPSNTTGGLFGNTQNKGFGFSSGLGAATAPGTTGFGTSLGASGLGGFGGFNIQSTQQQQGGLFGQQQSQPQPTQLYQQVTALSAPTLLGDERDSILAKWNQLQAYWGTGKGYYSNNNPPVDFTQENPFCRFKAVGYSCSPVSKDEDGLVVLILARKEADVRVQQQHLVESIHKVLGNNPTLTVNVDGVKALPNDQTEVIIYVVERSLNGTSKRIPASTLFVFLEQGNVKVQLSQIGVAMSVTRTELSPAQLKQLLQNAPAGVDPIIWEQAKVDNPEPDKLIPVPMVGFKELLRRLQTQDQMTKQHQTRVDIISNDISDLQKNQATTVAKIAQYKRKLMDLSHRVLQVLIKQEIQRKSGYAIQVDEEHLRVQLDTIQSELNAPTQFKGRLNELMSQIRMQNHFGAVRSEERYSVDADLLREIKQHLKQQQDGLSHLISVIKDDLEDIKLIEHGLSDSGHLRGGVLS, from the exons ATGGCGTTTAATTTTGGCGGTGCCGCGGGCAGCACAGCGGCAA GCGCCCCCGGGTTTTCATTCGGTTCATTTGGTGCAAAGACCACAGCATCCACAGCGTTTGGCTTTGGCCCCtcagccaccaccaccacagcctCATCCGGATTTGGCA CTCTTACAGCCCCTGGCTTTGGGGCAgccaccaccgctgctgctgcaccagccACCGGATTTGGTTTTGGCTCCACTAACACTG GCACATTCGGTGGCTTCGGAGCGACTGcaaccactgctgctgcaccaggGTCCACTTTTAGCTTTGCGGCTCCCTCCAACACCACAG GAGGCCTGTTTGGTAACACACAGAACAAAGGTTTTGGATTCTCCTCTGGGCTTGGCGCTGCAACTGCGCCCGGGACAACAGGATTTGGGACGAGTTTAGGAGCATCTGGTCTTGGAGGGTTTGGAGGCTTTAATATCCAGTCaactcagcagcagcaag GAGGCTTGTTTGGCCAGCAGCAGAGTCAGCCTCAGCCCACTCAGCTTTACCAGCAGGTCACCGCGCTGTCAGCGCCCACCTTGTTGGGAGATGAGCGTGACTCCATCTTGGCCAAATGGAACCAGCTGCAGGCTTACTGGGGCACCGGGAAAGGCTactacagcaacaacaaccCACCGGTGGACTTCACCCAGGAGAACCCATTCTGCAGGTTCAAG GCAGTGGGCTATAGCTGTAGCCCAGTGAGCAAGGATGAGGATGGTTTAGTGGTTTTGATTCTCGCTAGGAAGGAAGCTGATGTgcgagtgcagcagcagcacctggtGGAGTCTATCCATAAGGTCCTGGGAAACAATCCAACACTCACTGTCAATGTGGATGGTGTCAAAGCCCTGCCGAATGACCA GACCGAGGTGATCATTTACGTGGTGGAGCGTTCCCTTAATGGCACCTCCAAGCGGATCCCCGCCAGCACACTCTTCGTTTTTTTGGAACAGGGCAACGTCAAGGTCCAGCTCTCCCAGATTGGAGTGGCCATGTCCGTCACACGCACAGAGTTGTCTCCAGCACAgctcaaacagctgctgcaaaATGCTCCTGCAG GAGTGGACCCTATCATTTGGGAGCAGGCCAAGGTAGACAACCCCGAACCAGATAA GTTGATCCCAGTTCCAATGGTGGGTTTTAAGGAGCTCCTTCGCAGACTGCAGACCCAGGACCAGATGACCAAGCAGCATCAGACCAGAGTGGAT ATAATCTCCAATGACATCAGTGATCTGCAGAAGAACCAGGCCACCACAGTAGCAAAGATCGCCCAGTACAAGAGGAAACTGATGGACCTCTCTCACAGAGTGCTGCAG GTGCTGATTAAACAGGAAATTCAGAGAAAAAGTGGTTACGCTATCCAGGTGGATGAGGAGCATCTCAGGGTGCAGCTGGACACGATTCAGTCTGAACTCAATGCCCCCACACAGTTCAAG GGTCGTTTGAATGAATTAATGTCCCAGATCCGGATGCAGAACCACTTTGGAGCAGTGAGATCGGAGGAGCGCTACAGTGTTGATGCAGACCttctcagagaaatcaaacAA cacttgaagcagcagcaggacggtTTAAGTCATTTGATCAGCGTCATCAAAGACGACTTGGAGGACATCAAACTTATCGAGCACGGGCTGAGCGACAGTGGACACTTGAGAGGAGGCGTCCTGAGCTGA
- the LOC133014265 gene encoding lysosome membrane protein 2-like isoform X1 → MTRRSCAIYAVGTICAGLLITGIGLFVLQTFRTVVENRLKKELILVEGSRVFESWKSPPPPVYMEFFFFNVTNVDEFLKGAQPEVTQVGPYTYREYRYKDNVNMVENGTMVSAYNTKSFVFLRERSVGDPAVDNITTVDIPAWAVMNKAMVSFWKATMANAMMTAVRSGFFTTRTVDELLWGYEDPLLARVSASAPDVEKVFGLMYKKNGSNDGEFVYHTGEQNYMDYGRVQTWKGQSKLSFWKTDDSNSINGSDGSAFHPLLEKNERIYIFTPDLCRSIYMEFEKEVEVKGIPAYRFTPPSSVLASKEDNPANEGFCVTPKECLGTGLLKVSPCRKGAPVVASFPHFYLGEDQYVNAIKGMSPQREHHQTFLDLNPTTGVIVRANKRAQINILIKKLPYFPKTRTLNDTIFPVMFLNESVVIDEASAARVHKLLTIVNVVSNFPLMIVGLGVIMFLVLVVLLVIDRRQKNEVKRIVFTKAQYATSAEEDTSYSPVNDKEKDDSQNGTFIGLTAKADPQA, encoded by the exons ATGACACGGAGATCCTGCGCGATCTACGCGGTGGGGACCATCTGCGCAGGTCTGCTGATCACAGGCATCggtctgtttgtgttgcagacTTTCCGCACGGTGGTGGAAAACCGACTCAAgaag GAGCTTATTTTGGTTGAGGGCAGCCGTGTGTTTGAGTCCTGGAAATCCCCTCCCCCTCCGGTCTACATGGAGTTCTTTTTCTTCAACGTGACCAATGTGGATGAGTTCCTGAAGGGGGCCCAGCCAGAGGTCACCCAGGTCGGACCCTACACATACAG gGAGTACAGGTACAAGGACAATGTGAACATGGTGGAGAATGGCACGATGGTGTCTGCGTACAATACCAAGAGCTTTGTGTTCCTGCGGGAGAGGTCGGTTGGGGATCCAGCTGTGGATAACATCACCACTGTCGACATCCCGGCGTGG GCCGTGATGAACAAAGCGATGGTGAGTTTCTGGAAAGCGACCATGGCGAACGCCATGATGACCGCCGTTCGATCTGGCTTCTTCACCACCCGCACCGTGGATGAGTTGCTGTGGGGCTACGAAGATCCCCTGCTGGCCCGTGTCAGCGCCAGCGCACCTGATGTGGAGAAGGTCTTTGGCCTCATGTACAAG AAAAACGGGAGTAACGACGGGGAGTTTGTCTACCACACCGGGGAGCAGAACTACATGGATTATGGCCGGGTCCAAACGTGGAAAGGTCAAAG CAAGCTGTCGTTCTGGAAGACTGACGACAGCAACAGCATCAATGGATCTGATGGAAGTGCTTTCCATCCCCTGCTGGAGAAGAATGAACGTATTTACATCTTCACCCCAGACCTCTGCAG GTCGATCTACATGGAGTTTGAAAAAGAAGTGGAGGTGAAGGGAATCCCGGCGTACCGCTTCACGCCACCGAGTTCTGTGTTGGCCAGCAAGGAGGATAACCCGGCCAATGAGGGTTTCTGCGTCACCCCGAAGGAGTGCCTGGGAACGGGCCTCCTTAAAGTCAGCCCCTGTCGGAAAG GTGCCCCAGTAGTCGCCTCCTTTCCCCACTTCTACCTGGGAGAGGATCAATATGTGAATGCCATCAAGGGGATGTCCCCACAGAGAGAGCATCACCAAACGTTCCTGGACCTCAACCCG ACCACCGGAGTGATTGTACGTGCAAACAAGAGAGCACAGATCAACATCTTGATCAAAAAATTGCCTTATTTCCC GAAAACAAGAACCTTGAATGACACAATCTTCCCTGTCATGTTCCTCAATGAG AGTGTGGTCATAGACGAAGCGTCCGCGGCGAGAGTGCACAAGCTTCTGACTATTGTCAATGTAGTGTCCAACTTCCCACTCATGATCGTGGGCCTGGGTGTCATCATGTTCTTAGTCCTCGTCGTCCTCCTGGTCATCGACCGCAGACAGAAG aaTGAAGTTAAGCGCATTGTGTTTACCAAGGCTCAATATGCT ACCTCTGCTGAAGAGGACACCTCCTACTCTCCGGTCAACGACAAGGAAAAGGATGATTCCCAAAATGGAACCTTTATTGGTTTGACAGCTAAAGCCGACCCACAAGCCTGa
- the nup54 gene encoding nucleoporin p54 isoform X3 — protein MAFNFGGAAGSTAASAPGFSFGSFGAKTTASTAFGFGPSATTTTASSGFGTLTAPGFGAATTAAAAPATGFGFGSTNTGFGGLGAGNTTAGGCSFGGFGLNANPAAISFNVGCFGTATTTGTVFNFGNSLASTGTFGGFGATATTAAAPGSTFSFAAPSNTTGGLFGNTQNKGFGFSSGLGAATAPGTTGFGTSLGASGLGGFGGFNIQSTQQQQGGLFGQQQSQPQPTQLYQQVTALSAPTLLGDERDSILAKWNQLQAYWGTGKGYYSNNNPPVDFTQENPFCRFKAVGYSCSPVSKDEDGLVVLILARKEADVRVQQQHLVESIHKVLGNNPTLTVNVDGVKALPNDQTEVIIYVVERSLNGTSKRIPASTLFVFLEQGNVKVQLSQIGVAMSVTRTELSPAQLKQLLQNAPAGVDPIIWEQAKVDNPEPDKLIPVPMVGFKELLRRLQTQDQMTKQHQTRVDIISNDISDLQKNQATTVAKIAQYKRKLMDLSHRVLQVLIKQEIQRKSGYAIQVDEEHLRVQLDTIQSELNAPTQFKGRLNELMSQIRMQNHFGAVRSEERYSVDADLLREIKQHLKQQQDGLSHLISVIKDDLEDIKLIEHGLSDSGHLRGGVLS, from the exons ATGGCGTTTAATTTTGGCGGTGCCGCGGGCAGCACAGCGGCAA GCGCCCCCGGGTTTTCATTCGGTTCATTTGGTGCAAAGACCACAGCATCCACAGCGTTTGGCTTTGGCCCCtcagccaccaccaccacagcctCATCCGGATTTGGCA CTCTTACAGCCCCTGGCTTTGGGGCAgccaccaccgctgctgctgcaccagccACCGGATTTGGTTTTGGCTCCACTAACACTG GATTTGGGGGGCTGGGAGCTGGAAACACCACGGCTGGTGGGTGTAGTTTTGGGGGGTTTGGTTTAAATGCCAACCCGGCAGCAATCAGCTTTAATGTGGGGTGCTTTGGTACAGCAACCACCACTGGCACTGTATTCAATTTTGGTAATAGCCTGGCTAGCACAG GCACATTCGGTGGCTTCGGAGCGACTGcaaccactgctgctgcaccaggGTCCACTTTTAGCTTTGCGGCTCCCTCCAACACCACAG GAGGCCTGTTTGGTAACACACAGAACAAAGGTTTTGGATTCTCCTCTGGGCTTGGCGCTGCAACTGCGCCCGGGACAACAGGATTTGGGACGAGTTTAGGAGCATCTGGTCTTGGAGGGTTTGGAGGCTTTAATATCCAGTCaactcagcagcagcaag GAGGCTTGTTTGGCCAGCAGCAGAGTCAGCCTCAGCCCACTCAGCTTTACCAGCAGGTCACCGCGCTGTCAGCGCCCACCTTGTTGGGAGATGAGCGTGACTCCATCTTGGCCAAATGGAACCAGCTGCAGGCTTACTGGGGCACCGGGAAAGGCTactacagcaacaacaaccCACCGGTGGACTTCACCCAGGAGAACCCATTCTGCAGGTTCAAG GCAGTGGGCTATAGCTGTAGCCCAGTGAGCAAGGATGAGGATGGTTTAGTGGTTTTGATTCTCGCTAGGAAGGAAGCTGATGTgcgagtgcagcagcagcacctggtGGAGTCTATCCATAAGGTCCTGGGAAACAATCCAACACTCACTGTCAATGTGGATGGTGTCAAAGCCCTGCCGAATGACCA GACCGAGGTGATCATTTACGTGGTGGAGCGTTCCCTTAATGGCACCTCCAAGCGGATCCCCGCCAGCACACTCTTCGTTTTTTTGGAACAGGGCAACGTCAAGGTCCAGCTCTCCCAGATTGGAGTGGCCATGTCCGTCACACGCACAGAGTTGTCTCCAGCACAgctcaaacagctgctgcaaaATGCTCCTGCAG GAGTGGACCCTATCATTTGGGAGCAGGCCAAGGTAGACAACCCCGAACCAGATAA GTTGATCCCAGTTCCAATGGTGGGTTTTAAGGAGCTCCTTCGCAGACTGCAGACCCAGGACCAGATGACCAAGCAGCATCAGACCAGAGTGGAT ATAATCTCCAATGACATCAGTGATCTGCAGAAGAACCAGGCCACCACAGTAGCAAAGATCGCCCAGTACAAGAGGAAACTGATGGACCTCTCTCACAGAGTGCTGCAG GTGCTGATTAAACAGGAAATTCAGAGAAAAAGTGGTTACGCTATCCAGGTGGATGAGGAGCATCTCAGGGTGCAGCTGGACACGATTCAGTCTGAACTCAATGCCCCCACACAGTTCAAG GGTCGTTTGAATGAATTAATGTCCCAGATCCGGATGCAGAACCACTTTGGAGCAGTGAGATCGGAGGAGCGCTACAGTGTTGATGCAGACCttctcagagaaatcaaacAA cacttgaagcagcagcaggacggtTTAAGTCATTTGATCAGCGTCATCAAAGACGACTTGGAGGACATCAAACTTATCGAGCACGGGCTGAGCGACAGTGGACACTTGAGAGGAGGCGTCCTGAGCTGA